A part of Winslowiella toletana genomic DNA contains:
- the rpmC gene encoding 50S ribosomal protein L29: MKATELREKSVEELNTELLNLLREQFNLRMQAASGQLQQTHVLKQVRRDVARVKTLLTEKAGA, translated from the coding sequence ATGAAAGCAACAGAGCTGCGTGAAAAAAGCGTTGAAGAGCTGAACACAGAGCTACTTAACCTGCTGCGTGAGCAGTTCAACCTGCGCATGCAGGCGGCATCTGGCCAGTTGCAACAGACTCATGTTCTGAAGCAAGTGCGTCGTGATGTTGCACGCGTTAAGACTTTACTGACTGAGAAGGCGGGTGCGTAA
- the rplB gene encoding 50S ribosomal protein L2 — MAIVKCKPTSPGRRHVVKVVNQELHKGKPFAPLVEKNSKSGGRNNNGRITTRHIGGGHKQAYRIVDFKRNKDGIPATVERLEYDPNRSANIALVLYKDGERRYILAPKGLKAGDQIQSGVDAAIKAGNTLPMRNIPVGSTVHNVEMKPGKGGQIARSAGAYVQIVAREGSYVTLRLRSGEMRKVELDCRATLGEVGNAEHMLRVLGKAGATRWRGIRPTVRGTAMNPVDHPHGGGEGRNFGKHPVTPWGVQTKGKKTRSNKRTDKFIVRRRSK, encoded by the coding sequence ATGGCAATTGTTAAATGTAAACCGACATCTCCGGGTCGTCGTCACGTAGTTAAAGTGGTGAACCAGGAGCTGCACAAGGGCAAACCATTTGCCCCGCTGGTTGAAAAAAACAGCAAGTCTGGCGGCCGTAACAACAATGGTCGTATCACTACCCGTCATATCGGTGGTGGTCACAAGCAGGCTTACCGTATTGTTGACTTCAAACGCAACAAAGACGGTATCCCGGCTACTGTTGAACGTCTTGAGTACGATCCGAACCGCTCCGCGAACATCGCGCTGGTTCTGTACAAAGATGGTGAACGCCGTTATATCCTGGCCCCTAAAGGCCTGAAAGCTGGCGACCAGATTCAATCTGGCGTTGATGCTGCGATCAAAGCAGGTAACACCCTGCCGATGCGTAACATTCCAGTGGGTTCTACCGTACACAACGTAGAAATGAAACCAGGCAAAGGCGGTCAGATTGCTCGCTCTGCTGGTGCTTACGTGCAGATCGTTGCGCGTGAAGGTTCTTACGTTACCCTGCGTCTGCGTTCTGGTGAAATGCGTAAAGTCGAACTTGACTGCCGCGCGACCCTGGGCGAAGTCGGCAACGCTGAGCATATGCTGCGCGTTCTGGGTAAAGCCGGTGCAACTCGTTGGCGTGGTATTCGTCCTACCGTTCGCGGTACTGCGATGAACCCAGTCGATCACCCGCACGGTGGTGGTGAAGGTCGTAACTTTGGTAAGCACCCGGTAACCCCGTGGGGCGTTCAGACCAAAGGTAAGAAGACCCGTAGCAACAAGCGTACTGATAAATTTATCGTACGTCGCCGTAGCAAATAA
- the rplV gene encoding 50S ribosomal protein L22, giving the protein METIAQHRHARSSAQKVRLVADLVRGKKVSQALDILTYTNKKAAVMVKKVLESAIANAEHNDGADIDDLKVAKIFVDEGPSMKRIMPRAKGRADRILKRTSHITVVVSDR; this is encoded by the coding sequence ATGGAAACTATAGCTCAACATCGCCACGCTCGTTCTTCTGCTCAGAAGGTTCGCCTGGTGGCAGACCTTGTACGCGGTAAGAAAGTGTCGCAGGCCCTGGATATTCTGACCTACACCAATAAGAAAGCGGCTGTAATGGTTAAGAAGGTTCTGGAATCTGCCATTGCTAACGCCGAACACAACGATGGCGCTGACATTGATGATCTGAAAGTCGCGAAAATCTTCGTCGACGAAGGCCCAAGCATGAAGCGCATTATGCCTCGTGCAAAAGGTCGTGCAGATCGCATCCTGAAGCGCACCAGCCACATTACTGTGGTTGTGTCCGATCGCTGA
- the rpsS gene encoding 30S ribosomal protein S19: MPRSLKKGPFIDLHLLKKVEKAVESGDKKPLRTWSRRSTIFPNMIGLTIAVHNGRQHVPVFVSDEMVGHKLGEFAPTRTYRGHSADKKAKKR, translated from the coding sequence ATGCCACGTTCTCTCAAGAAAGGTCCTTTTATTGACCTGCACTTGCTGAAGAAGGTAGAGAAAGCGGTGGAAAGCGGTGACAAGAAGCCCCTGCGTACTTGGTCCCGTCGTTCAACGATCTTTCCTAACATGATCGGTTTGACCATCGCTGTCCATAATGGTCGTCAGCACGTTCCAGTTTTTGTTTCCGACGAAATGGTTGGTCACAAACTGGGCGAATTTGCGCCGACTCGTACTTATCGCGGTCACTCGGCTGACAAAAAAGCCAAGAAACGCTAA
- the rpsC gene encoding 30S ribosomal protein S3 has product MGQKVHPNGIRLGIVKAWNSTWFANTKEFADNLDGDFKVRQFLTKELAKASVSRIVIERPAKSIRVTIHTARPGIVIGKKGEDVEKLRKVVADIAGVPAQINIAEVRKPELDAKLVADSITSQLERRVMFRRAMKRAVQNAMRLGAKGIKVEVSGRLGGAEIARTEWYREGRVPLHTLRADIDYNTSEAHTTYGVIGVKVWIFKGEILGGMAAVEQPEPAAQPKKQQRKGRK; this is encoded by the coding sequence ATGGGTCAGAAAGTACATCCTAATGGTATTCGACTGGGTATTGTTAAAGCCTGGAACTCTACCTGGTTCGCAAATACCAAAGAATTCGCTGACAACCTGGACGGCGATTTCAAAGTCCGTCAGTTCCTGACTAAAGAACTGGCAAAAGCGTCCGTATCTCGTATCGTTATCGAGCGCCCGGCGAAGAGCATCCGTGTGACTATTCACACCGCTCGTCCTGGTATCGTGATCGGTAAGAAAGGCGAAGACGTAGAAAAACTGCGCAAGGTCGTAGCGGATATCGCTGGCGTTCCTGCACAGATCAATATCGCCGAAGTCCGTAAACCGGAACTGGACGCTAAATTGGTTGCTGACAGCATCACTTCACAGCTGGAGCGTCGTGTGATGTTCCGTCGTGCGATGAAGCGTGCTGTACAGAACGCAATGCGTCTGGGCGCTAAAGGTATTAAAGTTGAAGTCAGTGGCCGTCTGGGCGGTGCAGAAATCGCGCGTACCGAATGGTACCGTGAAGGCCGCGTGCCATTGCACACCCTGCGTGCTGACATTGACTACAACACCTCTGAAGCGCACACCACTTATGGTGTAATCGGCGTTAAGGTATGGATCTTCAAAGGCGAGATCCTGGGTGGTATGGCTGCTGTTGAACAACCGGAACCGGCTGCTCAACCTAAAAAGCAGCAGCGTAAAGGCCGTAAGTAA
- the rplP gene encoding 50S ribosomal protein L16 produces MLQPKRTKFRKVHKGRNRGLAQGTDVSFGTFGLKAVGRGRLTARQIEAARRAMTRAVKRQGKIWIRVFPDKPITEKPLEVRMGKGKGNVEYWVALIQPGKVLYEMDGVSEELAREAFKLAAAKLPIKTTFVTKTVM; encoded by the coding sequence ATGTTACAACCAAAGCGTACAAAATTCCGTAAAGTGCATAAAGGCCGCAACCGTGGTCTGGCGCAGGGTACGGATGTTAGCTTCGGTACTTTCGGTCTGAAAGCTGTTGGCCGTGGTCGTCTGACTGCCCGTCAGATCGAAGCAGCACGTCGTGCTATGACCCGTGCAGTTAAGCGTCAAGGTAAGATCTGGATCCGAGTATTCCCGGACAAACCGATCACCGAGAAGCCGCTGGAAGTGCGTATGGGTAAAGGTAAAGGTAACGTAGAGTATTGGGTTGCCTTGATCCAGCCTGGTAAAGTCCTGTATGAAATGGACGGCGTATCAGAAGAGCTGGCCCGTGAAGCATTCAAGCTGGCAGCAGCAAAACTGCCTATCAAAACCACCTTTGTAACTAAGACGGTGATGTAA
- the rpsQ gene encoding 30S ribosomal protein S17 has translation MTDKIRTLQGRVLSDKMEKSIVVAIERFVKHPIYGKFIKRTTKLHVHDENNECGIGDVVEIRECRPLSKTKSWTLVRVVEKAIL, from the coding sequence ATGACCGATAAAATCCGTACTCTGCAAGGTCGTGTCCTGAGCGACAAAATGGAGAAATCCATTGTTGTGGCGATTGAACGTTTTGTGAAACACCCTATCTACGGTAAATTCATCAAACGTACGACCAAACTGCACGTACATGACGAGAACAACGAATGTGGTATCGGCGACGTGGTTGAAATCCGCGAATGCCGTCCACTGTCCAAGACTAAGTCCTGGACGCTGGTTCGCGTTGTAGAGAAAGCGATTCTGTAA